A genomic region of Miscanthus floridulus cultivar M001 chromosome 3, ASM1932011v1, whole genome shotgun sequence contains the following coding sequences:
- the LOC136541574 gene encoding mediator of RNA polymerase II transcription subunit 33A-like isoform X1: protein MAMSAPPPSSAAWLEWAAEYTKAAQAEARPPPEWAARVAAAAAAGESGDVPCSAGLAEVLARALLSGGGAAPAAAAAWKYAEAALAARLASPALLLALLSTRVIPHRFSRPMEYRLYLELLKRHGFNFHHQMKAANFRKIMDLIDGNLKLSKIFGISTCEPGVFVVHFTLCIIWQLVDVVLDDEGLLELTPEKKTQWPTRPEDVSTFEGTFTELRTEKIEKLQKMNTVTTMELIEHLLRDKVITRILSLARENMQSHWGAFTNRLHLLATNSSTLQNSTISLEPFQHLIVGDGNAYGETKHNIRKRFHPTVASNPLASPNGRCLGANYSSLWIPIDMYLEDCLDGSIAATNSIEILSGLVKALQAVNRSTWHDAFLALWVASLRLVQREREPIEGPVPHLDTRLCMLLSITTLAIADIIMEADSLCNETELNSHVNGKKAIGNLRNELMLSLQILGDYESLLVPPSCVIPAANLAATKAAMFISGISINNGYMDNVNGMNYTGNMRHLIMESCISRQLLDTSAYYWPGYISNHANSSSHTLPSQLAGWSSFMNGAPLTQPLVNMLVSTPASSLTEVDKLFDVAIDGSDDDSISAATVLCGATLLRGWNFQEHTVRLVVKLLSPSDPIDYSGRESQLIKLGPMLNVILSGISAVDYAPIFSFHGLIPELAAVLMAICEVFGCLSPSVSWTLRTGEEISAHTVFSNAFILLLRLWKFNHPPLEYCIMGDGAPVGSQLTPEYLLLLRNSQVLSSSSLARQRNGQRQSQVSTSHPSSGNPIFMDSFPKLKLWYQQHQACLASTLSGLAHGTPVRNNVDSLLNQMFRKANKGGTSIGSLSGSSSISNSSGPGVDDSQLWPQLPAWEILEAVPFVVDAALTACSHGRLFPRELATGLKDLADFLPASLATIVSYFSAEVTRGVWKPASMNGSDWPSPSVNLSMVDEHIKKIVAATGVDVPRLVTGGSSSGTLPLPLAAFVSLTITYKLDKASERFLNLAGPALENLAASCPWPSMAIVAALWTQKVKRWTDFLIFSASRTVFHHNNEAVVQLLRSCFATTLGMSSTSVCSCGGVASLLGHGYCPGGFSPVAPGILYLRIFRCIKDCSILAEDILSLLMLSVKDIAETTVPRHRSDKLKKTKYGMRHGQVSLSAAMTQVKVAASLGATLVWLSGGTALVQSLIQEMLPSWFLAVQNLDQGGASGGMVYKLGGHALAYLAVYSGMFAWGIDPTPVSRRRERVMRSHLGFLASALDGKISLGCDLSLWRAYVSGFLGLVVECTPCWVQEVDLRVLKRLSSGLRHWAEDELAVALLRRAGPEAMGTAAEMILGREW from the exons ATGGCGATgtcggcgccgccgccgtcctccgcGGCGTGGCTGGAGTGGGCCGCGGAGTACACCAAGGCGGCGCAAGCCGAGGCCCGCCCGCCGCCGGAGTGGGCGGCGCgggtggcggcggccgcggccgcgggcgAGAGCGGGGACGTGCCCTGCTCCGCGGGGCTCGCGGAGGTGCTGGCGCGCGCGCTGCTCTCCGGCGGCGGTGCTGccccggcggccgccgccgcttgGAAGTACGCGGAGGCCGCGCTCGCGGCGCGGCTCGCGTCCCCGGCGCTCCTCCTCGCGCTCCTCTCCACCAG GGTCATTCCTCACCGGTTTTCCAGGCCAATGGAGTATAGACTCTACCTAGAGCTCTTGAAAAGAcatgggttcaacttccatcatcAGATGAAAGCGGCCAATTTCAGAAA GATCATGGATTTAATAGACGGGAACCTTAAACTTTCCAAGATATTTGGCATCTCTACATGTGAACCAGGGGTTTTTGTTGTGCATTTCACTCTTTGTATTATATGGCAGTTGGTTGATGTTGTTTTGGATGATGAGGGCCTGCTAGAGTTAACTCCAGAGAAGAAAACTCAATGGCCAACCAGGCCTGAAGATGTGAGCACATTTGAAGGAACTTTTACTGAACTAAGAACTGAGAAGATTGAAAAGTTACAGAAGATGAACACTGTAACAACTATGGAGCTCATTGAGCATCTTCTTCGTGATAAAGTAATTACTCGTATCCTATCATTGGCACGCGAAAACAT GCAATCTCACTGGGGGGCATTTACTAACCGGTTGCACTTACTTGCAACAAACTCATCTACCTTGCAAAATTCAACAATATCCTTGGAACCATTTCAGCATTTGATTGTAGGTGATGGCAATGCATATGGAGAAACTAAACATAATATACGTAAAAGATTCCACCCAACAGTGGCTTCTAACCCTCTAGCTTCACCAAATGGACGATGCCTTGGTGCTAACTATTCTTCACTATGGATTCCTATCGATATGTATCTTGAGGATTGTCTCGATGGTTCAATCGCTGCAACAAATTCCATTGAGATTTTAAGTG GTTTGGTCAAGGCTCTTCAAGCAGTCAATAGGTCGACTTGGCATGATGCTTTCTTGGCCCTCTGGGTAGCTTCACTTCGCCTTGTACAAAGA GAAAGAGAACCAATTGAAGGTCCTGTACCTCACCTAGACACACGGCTGTGCATGTTGTTGTCTATCACAACACTTGCGATTGCTGATATAATCATGGAAGCAGATTCACTTTGCAATGAAACAGAACTCAACAGTCATGTGAATGGGAAGAAAGCAATTGGTAATCTACGCAACGAATTGATGCTAAGCTTACAGATACTTGGTGATTATGAAAGCTTGCTTGTTCCTCCTTCATGTGTCATCCCAGCAGCTAATCTGGCTGCTACTAAAGCTGCTATGTTCATTTCGGGAATCAGTATAAACAATGGCTACATGGATAATGTCAATGGGATGAACTATA CCGGAAATATGCGACATTTGATTATGGAGTCATGTATCTCAAGGCAGTTGCTGGATACATCAGCTTACTATTGGCCTGGTTATATCAGTAATCACGCCAACTCTTCATCTCATACACTCCCTAGCCAACTTGCTGGGTGGTCATCTTTCATGAATGGTGCACCACTGACTCAGCCACTGGTTAATATGTTGGTATCAACTCCTGCTTCCAG CTTGACAGAGGTCGACAAGTTATTTGATGTTGCAATTGATGGATCAGATGACGACAGCATTTCTGCTGCCACTGTTTTATGTGGAGCCACCCTTTTACGAGGTTGGAATTTTCAG GAGCATACAGTTCGGTTAGTTGTTAAACTGCTCTCACCATCTGATCCAATCGATTATTCTGGAAGGGAGAGCCAATTGATAAAGCTTGGTCCAATGCTCAATGTTATTCTTTCAGGAATATCGGCCGTGGACTATGCTCCAATCTTCTCATTCCATGGCCTG ATTCCAGAGCTGGCTGCTGTTCTTATGGCAATCTGTGAAGTATTTGGGTGTCTTTCTCCAAGTGTTTCCTGGACACTGAGAACTGGAGAGGAAATATCTGCTCACACAGTCTTCTCGAATGCATTCATTCTTCTGTTGAGACTCTGGAAGTTTAACCATCCACCACTTGAGTATTGCATAATGGGAGATGGTGCTCCAGTTGGCTCGCAGCTAACTCCTGAGTATCTTCTGCTGTTGCGGAATTCCCAGGTTCTATCTTCCAGCAGTTTGGCAAGACAACGAAACGGACAAAGGCAATCACAAGTATCAACTTCACACCCATCATCTGGGAATCCTATTTTTATGGACTCGTTTCCAAAGTTGAAGTTATGGTACCAGCAACACCAAGCTTGTCTGGCCTCAACTCTCTCTGGACTTGCTCATGGGACACCTGTACGTAACAATGTGGACAGCCTTCTTAATCAGATGTTCAGAAAGGCTAATAAAGGAGGCACATCTATAGGTTCTTTGTCTGGAAGTAGCAGCATAAGTAATTCTTCCGGTCCTGGTGTGGACGATTCACAGCTTTGGCCTCAGTTGCCAGCTTGGGAGATACTGGAGGCTGTTCCATTTGTGGTTGATGCTGCTCTGACTGCTTGTTCCCATGGAAGACTGTTTCCACGTGAACTGGCCACAG GCTTGAAGGATCTGGCTGATTTCCTGCCTGCATCTCTTGCTACAATAGTAAGCTACTTTTCAGCTGAGGTAACGCGGGGTGTCTGGAAGCCAGCATCCATGAATGGATCAGATTGGCCTAGCCCCTCTGTGAACCTATCCATGGTTGATGAGCACATCAAGAAAATCGTAGCTGCTACCGGTGTTGATGTTCCAAGGCTAGTTACAG GAGGAAGTTCTTCGGGTACACTTCCGTTGCCATTGGCTGCTTTCGTGAGCCTCACAATCACATACAAGCTTGACAAGGCATCAGAGCGTTTCCTCAACCTTGCTGGTCCAGCTCTAGAGAACCTCGCTGCAAGCTGCCCTTGGCCAAGCATGGCAATCGTTGCAGCACTGTGGACCCAGAAGGTGAAGCGATGGACCGATTTCCTAATATTTTCAGCTTCGCGCACGGTGTTCCACCACAACAACGAGGCAGTCGTCCAGCTCCTCCGAAGCTGCTTCGCCACTACCCTTGGCATGTCTTCGACATCAGTATGCAGCTGTGGAGGCGTCGCCAGCCTTCTGGGCCACGGGTACTGCCCTGGTGGTTTCTCACCAGTTGCACCAGGAATACTCTACCTCCGGATATTCCGGTGCATCAAGGACTGCTCCATACTGGCCGAGGACATACTCTCCCTTCTGATGCTTTCAGTGAAGGATATCGCGGAAACAACTGTGCCCAGACATCGGTCAGACAAACTAAAGAAGACCAAGTACGGGATGAGGCATGGCCAGGTATCTCTTTCCGCTGCAATGACGCAGGTGAAGGTGGCGGCATCGCTGGGAGCGACACTCGTCTGGCTATCCGGCGGCACGGCTCTCGTCCAGTCCCTGATCCAGGAGATGCTGCCGTCTTGGTTCCTGGCCGTGCAGAACCTGGACCAGGGCGGGGCCAGCGGAGGCATGGTGTACAAGCTGGGCGGGCACGCGCTGGCCTACCTCGCGGTGTACTCGGGGATGTTCGCCTGGGGCATCGACCCGACGCCCGTGTCCCGGCGCCGCGAGAGGGTCATGCGGTCGCACCTGGGGTTCCTGGCCAGCGCGCTGGACGGCAAGATTTCCCTGGGCTGCGACCTCTCCCTGTGGCGTGCCTACGTCTCTGGGTTCCTGGGGCTGGTGGTGGAGTGCACCCCGTGCTGGGTGCAGGAGGTGGACCTGAGGGTGCTCAAGCGCCTGAGCAGCGGCCTCCGGCACTGGGCCGAGGATGAGCTCGCGGTGGCGCTCCTCCGCCGCGCCGGGCCCGAGGCTATGGGCACGGCCGCCGAGATGATCCTGGGCAGGGAGTGGTGA
- the LOC136541574 gene encoding mediator of RNA polymerase II transcription subunit 33A-like isoform X2: MLRIMDLIDGNLKLSKIFGISTCEPGVFVVHFTLCIIWQLVDVVLDDEGLLELTPEKKTQWPTRPEDVSTFEGTFTELRTEKIEKLQKMNTVTTMELIEHLLRDKVITRILSLARENMQSHWGAFTNRLHLLATNSSTLQNSTISLEPFQHLIVGDGNAYGETKHNIRKRFHPTVASNPLASPNGRCLGANYSSLWIPIDMYLEDCLDGSIAATNSIEILSGLVKALQAVNRSTWHDAFLALWVASLRLVQREREPIEGPVPHLDTRLCMLLSITTLAIADIIMEADSLCNETELNSHVNGKKAIGNLRNELMLSLQILGDYESLLVPPSCVIPAANLAATKAAMFISGISINNGYMDNVNGMNYTGNMRHLIMESCISRQLLDTSAYYWPGYISNHANSSSHTLPSQLAGWSSFMNGAPLTQPLVNMLVSTPASSLTEVDKLFDVAIDGSDDDSISAATVLCGATLLRGWNFQEHTVRLVVKLLSPSDPIDYSGRESQLIKLGPMLNVILSGISAVDYAPIFSFHGLIPELAAVLMAICEVFGCLSPSVSWTLRTGEEISAHTVFSNAFILLLRLWKFNHPPLEYCIMGDGAPVGSQLTPEYLLLLRNSQVLSSSSLARQRNGQRQSQVSTSHPSSGNPIFMDSFPKLKLWYQQHQACLASTLSGLAHGTPVRNNVDSLLNQMFRKANKGGTSIGSLSGSSSISNSSGPGVDDSQLWPQLPAWEILEAVPFVVDAALTACSHGRLFPRELATGLKDLADFLPASLATIVSYFSAEVTRGVWKPASMNGSDWPSPSVNLSMVDEHIKKIVAATGVDVPRLVTGGSSSGTLPLPLAAFVSLTITYKLDKASERFLNLAGPALENLAASCPWPSMAIVAALWTQKVKRWTDFLIFSASRTVFHHNNEAVVQLLRSCFATTLGMSSTSVCSCGGVASLLGHGYCPGGFSPVAPGILYLRIFRCIKDCSILAEDILSLLMLSVKDIAETTVPRHRSDKLKKTKYGMRHGQVSLSAAMTQVKVAASLGATLVWLSGGTALVQSLIQEMLPSWFLAVQNLDQGGASGGMVYKLGGHALAYLAVYSGMFAWGIDPTPVSRRRERVMRSHLGFLASALDGKISLGCDLSLWRAYVSGFLGLVVECTPCWVQEVDLRVLKRLSSGLRHWAEDELAVALLRRAGPEAMGTAAEMILGREW; the protein is encoded by the exons ATGCTCCG GATCATGGATTTAATAGACGGGAACCTTAAACTTTCCAAGATATTTGGCATCTCTACATGTGAACCAGGGGTTTTTGTTGTGCATTTCACTCTTTGTATTATATGGCAGTTGGTTGATGTTGTTTTGGATGATGAGGGCCTGCTAGAGTTAACTCCAGAGAAGAAAACTCAATGGCCAACCAGGCCTGAAGATGTGAGCACATTTGAAGGAACTTTTACTGAACTAAGAACTGAGAAGATTGAAAAGTTACAGAAGATGAACACTGTAACAACTATGGAGCTCATTGAGCATCTTCTTCGTGATAAAGTAATTACTCGTATCCTATCATTGGCACGCGAAAACAT GCAATCTCACTGGGGGGCATTTACTAACCGGTTGCACTTACTTGCAACAAACTCATCTACCTTGCAAAATTCAACAATATCCTTGGAACCATTTCAGCATTTGATTGTAGGTGATGGCAATGCATATGGAGAAACTAAACATAATATACGTAAAAGATTCCACCCAACAGTGGCTTCTAACCCTCTAGCTTCACCAAATGGACGATGCCTTGGTGCTAACTATTCTTCACTATGGATTCCTATCGATATGTATCTTGAGGATTGTCTCGATGGTTCAATCGCTGCAACAAATTCCATTGAGATTTTAAGTG GTTTGGTCAAGGCTCTTCAAGCAGTCAATAGGTCGACTTGGCATGATGCTTTCTTGGCCCTCTGGGTAGCTTCACTTCGCCTTGTACAAAGA GAAAGAGAACCAATTGAAGGTCCTGTACCTCACCTAGACACACGGCTGTGCATGTTGTTGTCTATCACAACACTTGCGATTGCTGATATAATCATGGAAGCAGATTCACTTTGCAATGAAACAGAACTCAACAGTCATGTGAATGGGAAGAAAGCAATTGGTAATCTACGCAACGAATTGATGCTAAGCTTACAGATACTTGGTGATTATGAAAGCTTGCTTGTTCCTCCTTCATGTGTCATCCCAGCAGCTAATCTGGCTGCTACTAAAGCTGCTATGTTCATTTCGGGAATCAGTATAAACAATGGCTACATGGATAATGTCAATGGGATGAACTATA CCGGAAATATGCGACATTTGATTATGGAGTCATGTATCTCAAGGCAGTTGCTGGATACATCAGCTTACTATTGGCCTGGTTATATCAGTAATCACGCCAACTCTTCATCTCATACACTCCCTAGCCAACTTGCTGGGTGGTCATCTTTCATGAATGGTGCACCACTGACTCAGCCACTGGTTAATATGTTGGTATCAACTCCTGCTTCCAG CTTGACAGAGGTCGACAAGTTATTTGATGTTGCAATTGATGGATCAGATGACGACAGCATTTCTGCTGCCACTGTTTTATGTGGAGCCACCCTTTTACGAGGTTGGAATTTTCAG GAGCATACAGTTCGGTTAGTTGTTAAACTGCTCTCACCATCTGATCCAATCGATTATTCTGGAAGGGAGAGCCAATTGATAAAGCTTGGTCCAATGCTCAATGTTATTCTTTCAGGAATATCGGCCGTGGACTATGCTCCAATCTTCTCATTCCATGGCCTG ATTCCAGAGCTGGCTGCTGTTCTTATGGCAATCTGTGAAGTATTTGGGTGTCTTTCTCCAAGTGTTTCCTGGACACTGAGAACTGGAGAGGAAATATCTGCTCACACAGTCTTCTCGAATGCATTCATTCTTCTGTTGAGACTCTGGAAGTTTAACCATCCACCACTTGAGTATTGCATAATGGGAGATGGTGCTCCAGTTGGCTCGCAGCTAACTCCTGAGTATCTTCTGCTGTTGCGGAATTCCCAGGTTCTATCTTCCAGCAGTTTGGCAAGACAACGAAACGGACAAAGGCAATCACAAGTATCAACTTCACACCCATCATCTGGGAATCCTATTTTTATGGACTCGTTTCCAAAGTTGAAGTTATGGTACCAGCAACACCAAGCTTGTCTGGCCTCAACTCTCTCTGGACTTGCTCATGGGACACCTGTACGTAACAATGTGGACAGCCTTCTTAATCAGATGTTCAGAAAGGCTAATAAAGGAGGCACATCTATAGGTTCTTTGTCTGGAAGTAGCAGCATAAGTAATTCTTCCGGTCCTGGTGTGGACGATTCACAGCTTTGGCCTCAGTTGCCAGCTTGGGAGATACTGGAGGCTGTTCCATTTGTGGTTGATGCTGCTCTGACTGCTTGTTCCCATGGAAGACTGTTTCCACGTGAACTGGCCACAG GCTTGAAGGATCTGGCTGATTTCCTGCCTGCATCTCTTGCTACAATAGTAAGCTACTTTTCAGCTGAGGTAACGCGGGGTGTCTGGAAGCCAGCATCCATGAATGGATCAGATTGGCCTAGCCCCTCTGTGAACCTATCCATGGTTGATGAGCACATCAAGAAAATCGTAGCTGCTACCGGTGTTGATGTTCCAAGGCTAGTTACAG GAGGAAGTTCTTCGGGTACACTTCCGTTGCCATTGGCTGCTTTCGTGAGCCTCACAATCACATACAAGCTTGACAAGGCATCAGAGCGTTTCCTCAACCTTGCTGGTCCAGCTCTAGAGAACCTCGCTGCAAGCTGCCCTTGGCCAAGCATGGCAATCGTTGCAGCACTGTGGACCCAGAAGGTGAAGCGATGGACCGATTTCCTAATATTTTCAGCTTCGCGCACGGTGTTCCACCACAACAACGAGGCAGTCGTCCAGCTCCTCCGAAGCTGCTTCGCCACTACCCTTGGCATGTCTTCGACATCAGTATGCAGCTGTGGAGGCGTCGCCAGCCTTCTGGGCCACGGGTACTGCCCTGGTGGTTTCTCACCAGTTGCACCAGGAATACTCTACCTCCGGATATTCCGGTGCATCAAGGACTGCTCCATACTGGCCGAGGACATACTCTCCCTTCTGATGCTTTCAGTGAAGGATATCGCGGAAACAACTGTGCCCAGACATCGGTCAGACAAACTAAAGAAGACCAAGTACGGGATGAGGCATGGCCAGGTATCTCTTTCCGCTGCAATGACGCAGGTGAAGGTGGCGGCATCGCTGGGAGCGACACTCGTCTGGCTATCCGGCGGCACGGCTCTCGTCCAGTCCCTGATCCAGGAGATGCTGCCGTCTTGGTTCCTGGCCGTGCAGAACCTGGACCAGGGCGGGGCCAGCGGAGGCATGGTGTACAAGCTGGGCGGGCACGCGCTGGCCTACCTCGCGGTGTACTCGGGGATGTTCGCCTGGGGCATCGACCCGACGCCCGTGTCCCGGCGCCGCGAGAGGGTCATGCGGTCGCACCTGGGGTTCCTGGCCAGCGCGCTGGACGGCAAGATTTCCCTGGGCTGCGACCTCTCCCTGTGGCGTGCCTACGTCTCTGGGTTCCTGGGGCTGGTGGTGGAGTGCACCCCGTGCTGGGTGCAGGAGGTGGACCTGAGGGTGCTCAAGCGCCTGAGCAGCGGCCTCCGGCACTGGGCCGAGGATGAGCTCGCGGTGGCGCTCCTCCGCCGCGCCGGGCCCGAGGCTATGGGCACGGCCGCCGAGATGATCCTGGGCAGGGAGTGGTGA